One window of the Runella slithyformis DSM 19594 genome contains the following:
- a CDS encoding RagB/SusD family nutrient uptake outer membrane protein, which yields MTLKLFAFLVAAVAISACDLTEKPYSFVSPDQFFTSASDAEAALTAAYTPVTNLYSRVGTQLPDYSADQCFPRAVVGRDQLTVFSYDATMDLIGQYWQHCYQGIDRANQVLENVPRVVMDETRKKQILAEAYFLRGLFYFHLAKTFGDVPIKQESTKDIAGTETAKSPVADVYAFLIKDLETAVRDLPQMPRDRGRAAYGAAIGLLAKAQLYAGDHVKAAQNAQALIQSNRYSLMPNVLDLYNPLREDAARVEVIFAAEFSSLSGLNGYDLLGFYAPANSPPVFSKTAFGSAFGYHSFYRSFSNSDKRKALLDTAYVNAQGRLIGQADVTLRDRIIVKKFMDPNSNGANGENNFPILRLADVYLIAAEAEARATGPTPAAYAAINAVRKRAGLPDLTPGLSKDAFIEAVLQERSWELCYEADRWYDLTRTGKFKMVANVLNSYYPSRPVQDKHRYFPIPNIEILTNSKLEQNPAWK from the coding sequence ATGACATTAAAACTCTTTGCGTTTTTGGTAGCGGCGGTCGCGATCAGCGCCTGCGATTTAACCGAAAAGCCCTACTCGTTTGTATCGCCCGACCAATTCTTTACATCAGCCTCTGATGCAGAGGCGGCATTGACGGCAGCCTATACCCCCGTCACTAACCTTTACAGCCGCGTAGGTACGCAGTTGCCCGATTATTCAGCCGATCAGTGTTTTCCGCGCGCGGTGGTGGGCCGTGACCAATTAACGGTTTTTTCGTATGATGCTACCATGGACTTGATCGGTCAGTATTGGCAGCATTGTTATCAGGGTATTGACCGCGCCAATCAAGTGCTTGAAAACGTTCCTCGGGTAGTGATGGACGAAACCCGCAAAAAGCAAATTTTAGCCGAAGCCTATTTTTTACGCGGGCTGTTCTATTTTCATTTGGCAAAAACCTTTGGTGATGTACCCATTAAGCAGGAAAGTACCAAAGATATTGCCGGTACCGAAACGGCCAAAAGCCCCGTAGCAGACGTGTATGCTTTTTTGATCAAAGACTTAGAGACGGCCGTCAGAGATTTGCCGCAAATGCCGAGAGACAGAGGTCGTGCCGCGTATGGCGCTGCCATCGGCCTGTTGGCAAAAGCCCAATTGTACGCCGGCGATCATGTGAAGGCAGCCCAAAATGCCCAGGCACTTATTCAGTCAAACAGATACAGCCTGATGCCCAATGTGTTGGATTTGTACAATCCGCTGAGAGAAGATGCGGCCCGGGTTGAGGTGATTTTTGCGGCCGAATTTTCGAGCCTTTCGGGACTGAATGGCTACGATCTGTTAGGGTTTTATGCCCCGGCCAACTCGCCCCCGGTTTTTTCCAAAACGGCCTTTGGCTCGGCGTTCGGGTATCATTCTTTCTATCGTTCCTTCAGTAATTCAGACAAACGCAAAGCATTGCTGGATACGGCCTATGTCAATGCGCAGGGCCGACTCATCGGGCAGGCGGATGTGACTTTGAGAGATCGTATTATCGTCAAGAAATTCATGGACCCCAACTCCAACGGCGCCAACGGCGAAAACAATTTTCCGATTTTACGTTTGGCCGATGTGTATCTGATTGCTGCCGAGGCCGAAGCCCGGGCTACCGGTCCAACGCCGGCGGCTTATGCCGCCATCAATGCAGTGCGTAAACGGGCCGGTTTGCCCGATCTGACGCCGGGCCTGAGCAAAGACGCGTTCATTGAGGCGGTTTTGCAGGAACGCTCTTGGGAATTGTGTTATGAAGCCGACCGCTGGTATGACCTGACCCGTACGGGTAAATTCAAAATGGTCGCCAATGTATTAAATTCCTATTACCCATCGCGCCCCGTGCAGGACAAACATCGCTATTTTCCGATTCCCAACATAGAGATTTTAACCAATTCTAAATTGGAACAAAATCCCGCATGGAAATAA
- a CDS encoding FAD-dependent oxidoreductase, translating to MKHLLRTLLLLGISLKLSAQDYVFLETESFTDKGGWVIDQQSFVVMGSSYLMAHGMGRPVKDAATTVPFPKKGKYRVWVRTKDWAPFPKGPGKFQVVFNGKPLNQVFGESGSDVWKWYPGGEVDVQNEQMNVALHDLTGFNGRCDAILFTNAPTFIPPDKLEAMTAFRKQQLKLTDAPAQADNVDLVVVGGGIAGTCAAISASRMGLKVALIQDRPVLGGNNSSEIRVHLMGDVDKNHYPKLGRIVREMDNGDPGNGNPDAKEYGDARKTAIVKGERNISLFLNTHVYKVEKNGDKIVAVVGRDIATNKETRFTGTFFADCTGDGTIGDLAGAEFRMGRESKAETGESLAADKADNFTLGTSNLWASLERDTVSSFPETPWAIQFSDEYHIDEAKADWQWETGFGNFNTITDAEKIRDHNLRAIFGNWSYLKKHKATKYAKRELAWVAYIGGKRESRRLMGDHVLTQMDIQEGKQYPDGTVTATWTIDLHFPDERNKKYFEGQEFFAGTKHIKVAPYTIPYRCLYSKNINNLFMAGRNISTTHVAFGSTRVMRTCGMMGEVVGFAAYLTKKYSTSPRGVYQEHLPELMAIIKDETPPGKP from the coding sequence ATGAAACATCTGCTCCGAACGCTCCTCTTACTGGGTATATCGCTGAAATTATCGGCACAGGATTACGTTTTTCTGGAAACGGAATCCTTTACCGACAAAGGCGGCTGGGTCATTGACCAGCAATCGTTTGTGGTCATGGGTTCGTCGTACCTCATGGCCCACGGCATGGGCCGTCCGGTAAAAGATGCCGCCACGACCGTTCCCTTTCCCAAAAAAGGAAAATATAGGGTTTGGGTACGTACCAAAGATTGGGCCCCGTTTCCGAAAGGTCCGGGCAAATTTCAGGTGGTATTCAATGGAAAACCGCTTAACCAAGTGTTTGGTGAAAGTGGCTCTGACGTGTGGAAATGGTATCCCGGCGGTGAAGTTGACGTCCAAAACGAGCAGATGAATGTAGCCCTGCACGATCTGACCGGGTTCAATGGCCGCTGTGATGCTATTCTGTTTACCAATGCACCTACGTTTATACCGCCCGATAAGCTCGAGGCCATGACGGCTTTTCGTAAACAACAACTGAAACTGACCGATGCGCCGGCTCAAGCTGATAACGTTGATCTGGTCGTCGTAGGCGGCGGCATCGCCGGCACCTGTGCGGCCATTTCGGCCTCGCGTATGGGTTTGAAAGTGGCCCTGATTCAGGACCGTCCGGTATTGGGAGGCAATAACAGCTCCGAAATACGGGTGCATTTGATGGGCGACGTCGATAAAAACCATTACCCCAAACTCGGTCGCATCGTGCGGGAAATGGACAACGGAGACCCCGGCAACGGAAACCCCGATGCCAAAGAATACGGTGATGCTCGAAAAACGGCCATTGTGAAAGGAGAACGTAATATTTCGCTGTTTTTGAATACCCACGTGTATAAAGTTGAAAAAAACGGGGATAAGATCGTGGCCGTGGTGGGACGCGACATTGCCACTAACAAAGAAACCCGCTTTACGGGTACGTTTTTCGCCGATTGCACCGGCGATGGGACCATCGGTGACTTGGCAGGGGCAGAGTTCAGAATGGGCCGCGAAAGCAAAGCCGAAACCGGTGAATCGCTGGCGGCCGACAAAGCCGATAATTTCACCCTGGGTACCTCCAACCTTTGGGCTTCGCTGGAGCGCGACACCGTGTCGTCGTTTCCGGAAACCCCGTGGGCGATTCAATTTTCTGACGAATACCACATCGACGAAGCCAAAGCCGATTGGCAATGGGAAACGGGATTCGGAAATTTTAACACCATTACCGATGCTGAAAAAATACGCGATCACAACCTGCGGGCCATTTTCGGCAACTGGTCGTACCTGAAGAAACACAAGGCGACTAAATACGCCAAGCGTGAACTGGCGTGGGTGGCCTACATCGGCGGTAAACGTGAATCCCGCCGCCTGATGGGCGACCACGTGCTGACCCAAATGGACATTCAGGAGGGTAAACAATACCCCGATGGTACCGTAACGGCCACCTGGACCATCGACCTACACTTTCCCGACGAGCGCAACAAAAAATACTTTGAAGGACAGGAGTTTTTTGCCGGTACCAAGCACATTAAAGTAGCTCCCTATACCATTCCGTACCGCTGCCTGTATTCCAAAAATATCAATAATTTATTCATGGCCGGGCGCAACATCAGCACCACGCACGTGGCCTTTGGCAGCACGCGGGTGATGCGTACCTGCGGTATGATGGGTGAAGTGGTGGGCTTTGCGGCCTACCTGACCAAAAAGTACAGTACCTCACCCCGAGGAGTGTATCAGGAGCACCTGCCGGAGTTGATGGCGATCATCAAAGACGAAACGCCGCCGGGCAAGCCTTAA
- a CDS encoding FAD:protein FMN transferase: MKPLFLLLIACFPAFGQGQAGTSSEEPMIRLTGEAQGTAYHIKYRDGRQRTFQKEIDSLLADIDRSLSIYRSDSEISEFNRSMSHRFRLPHFYAVLKKSAEIFRAAKGAFDPTVLPLVEAYGFGPARRPKGAPVKVDSLLQYVGFQYITFDSVSVAKQKPNIRLDLNSIAQGYSVDQVAALLEAQNIQHYMVEIGGEVRTKGQKSNGQPWTIGIENPLMPAQLQTTLKMHDRAMTTAGNYRNRYEANGQVFSHIINPKTGEMEQSAILSVTVFAEDAITADGYDTAFFVMGLEAVKEFLRTRKDMDVYVLYTDEAGRLNTFSTEGVKNL, from the coding sequence ATGAAACCGCTGTTCCTCCTTCTTATCGCCTGCTTTCCTGCTTTTGGGCAGGGGCAGGCGGGTACGTCTTCGGAAGAGCCGATGATTCGCCTGACGGGAGAGGCGCAGGGGACCGCCTATCATATCAAATACCGCGACGGACGGCAGCGTACGTTTCAAAAAGAAATTGACTCGTTGCTGGCCGACATTGACCGATCCCTCTCAATCTACCGCTCTGACTCGGAGATTTCGGAGTTCAATCGCTCAATGAGTCATCGGTTTCGATTGCCGCACTTTTACGCCGTACTCAAAAAATCGGCGGAGATCTTTCGCGCTGCGAAAGGGGCGTTTGACCCGACCGTGCTGCCTTTGGTGGAGGCCTATGGCTTCGGGCCGGCAAGACGACCGAAGGGAGCGCCGGTAAAGGTGGATTCTCTTTTGCAGTACGTTGGCTTTCAGTACATAACCTTTGATTCGGTGTCGGTGGCGAAACAAAAGCCCAACATTCGATTAGACCTTAATTCCATCGCGCAGGGCTACAGCGTGGACCAAGTGGCGGCCTTGCTGGAAGCGCAAAATATCCAACACTATATGGTGGAAATTGGCGGAGAGGTTCGGACGAAAGGTCAGAAAAGCAACGGACAGCCGTGGACCATCGGCATTGAAAATCCACTCATGCCCGCTCAATTGCAGACGACGCTCAAAATGCACGATCGGGCCATGACCACGGCGGGCAATTACCGAAACCGGTACGAGGCCAATGGGCAGGTGTTCAGTCACATCATCAATCCCAAAACGGGCGAAATGGAGCAGAGCGCTATTCTCAGTGTCACGGTTTTTGCGGAAGATGCCATTACTGCCGATGGGTACGATACCGCTTTTTTTGTGATGGGATTGGAAGCGGTAAAAGAGTTTTTAAGGACCCGAAAAGATATGGACGTGTATGTGCTTTATACAGATGAAGCCGGTCGGTTGAACACCTTCTCAACCGAAGGGGTAAAGAATTTATAA
- a CDS encoding glycoside hydrolase family protein, with the protein MTRRHFIESALPLLTLTEFSGILHEGLNLNAMMQPIEKQAVLRSDDWFIWGGGVVKKDRVYHMLFARWEKKHGFNAWVTHSEIAYATSKSPLGPWEVHGRALGMEPRKGFWDADNLHNPLIQEFEGKYYLYYSGNYGPQDGTREGWWIHRNHQRAGVAVADHPAGPWRRFDKPLIEPTPNGSDHLLTNSPTVARRKDGKYVLIYKGVSDGKMPFGGKVRMHVALGDSPTGPFLKQNGTVFGDATTQFPTDDNFIWSQDGVLYAIVKDYAGIFSKHGKEVLLLFESKDGLEWKTSKNDLVSKFELNWSDGRKTAPLHRLDQPQVWLENGKPTVLFLAVKEKQDHDDSDLSYNVQIRLK; encoded by the coding sequence ATGACCCGACGTCATTTCATAGAAAGCGCGTTACCGCTGTTAACACTTACTGAGTTTAGCGGTATTCTGCACGAAGGACTTAACCTCAACGCGATGATGCAGCCCATTGAAAAACAGGCTGTTTTGCGCTCCGACGATTGGTTTATCTGGGGGGGAGGGGTTGTTAAAAAAGATAGAGTGTATCACATGCTGTTTGCCCGTTGGGAAAAAAAACACGGGTTTAATGCCTGGGTAACGCATTCCGAAATTGCCTATGCCACTTCCAAATCGCCGCTGGGTCCGTGGGAAGTCCACGGCAGGGCGTTGGGGATGGAGCCGCGAAAGGGGTTTTGGGATGCCGATAATCTGCATAATCCGCTCATTCAGGAATTTGAAGGGAAGTATTACCTTTATTATTCGGGCAATTACGGTCCGCAGGACGGCACTCGCGAAGGCTGGTGGATTCATCGCAACCACCAAAGGGCGGGCGTGGCCGTTGCCGACCACCCTGCGGGACCCTGGCGACGTTTTGACAAACCGCTCATCGAACCCACCCCCAATGGCAGTGACCACCTGCTCACCAACTCGCCGACAGTAGCGCGACGCAAAGACGGTAAATACGTGCTGATTTATAAAGGGGTAAGTGACGGTAAAATGCCTTTTGGGGGGAAAGTACGAATGCACGTGGCACTGGGCGACAGCCCAACAGGGCCGTTTTTGAAGCAAAACGGTACCGTTTTTGGCGATGCCACCACGCAATTCCCCACCGATGATAATTTTATCTGGTCGCAGGACGGTGTGCTTTATGCCATTGTAAAGGACTACGCGGGTATTTTCTCTAAACACGGCAAAGAAGTACTGTTGTTGTTTGAATCGAAAGATGGGTTAGAGTGGAAAACGTCGAAGAATGATTTAGTGTCAAAATTTGAACTTAATTGGTCCGACGGCCGTAAAACTGCCCCGTTGCACCGCCTCGACCAGCCGCAGGTTTGGCTCGAAAACGGCAAACCGACGGTGTTGTTTTTGGCCGTCAAAGAAAAGCAGGATCACGATGACAGCGACCTGTCTTACAACGTACAGATAAGATTGAAATGA
- a CDS encoding sodium:solute symporter family protein produces MNSTIDTAVIFIFSAFVLVIGMLFARTGRNLKSFFAGGEAVPWFIGGLSLFMSFFSAGTFVAWGSIAYKHGWVAVTIQWTMCIGAIVTGLFLAPRWRATGNLTAAEFIRERLGERVQKTYIGIFTLVSVFIKGSVLYPVAKLVSVSLGFPLTETTIVLGLFMIAYTAIGGLWAVMVTDILQFVILTAAVFILLPLSLTKVGGFEKFTQSVPDDFFNVLHGEYTLGFVMAFVLYHIAYIGGNWTFVQRYTSVDSPASARKVAFLFAALYLISPMIWMLPPMIYRALNPGLTGLDTENAYLLICKAVLPPGLLGLMLTGMYFSTSASANTTLNVVSAVFTNDIYKGFMNPKASDKQLIKVARLSSWGFGLGMIVIALLVPAAGGIVEVVLSISAISGGPLLAPPLWALFSKRINGKTTFWITVIGLTVNLFFKVLSPWLLDFKLSRALETILGIGLPLGLLLAYELYARSKDMVSEEYEQYLATKATRKAAKLAETEEEALEIKRQNRFGMQVIAGALVFVAAMLLGLSAFATSGGRVTAGIAIVILLGALIPWNAAAKIKPEKEEPIVKV; encoded by the coding sequence TTGAACTCAACCATTGATACCGCCGTCATCTTCATCTTTTCGGCCTTTGTGCTGGTCATCGGGATGTTGTTTGCCCGAACGGGCCGCAACCTCAAATCCTTCTTTGCGGGAGGGGAGGCCGTACCGTGGTTCATTGGCGGTTTGTCGCTTTTTATGTCTTTTTTCTCGGCCGGCACCTTTGTGGCCTGGGGCTCCATTGCGTACAAACACGGCTGGGTAGCGGTCACGATTCAGTGGACCATGTGTATTGGGGCTATTGTAACAGGCCTGTTTTTGGCCCCGCGTTGGCGGGCAACGGGCAATCTGACCGCCGCCGAATTTATTCGCGAACGCCTCGGCGAACGCGTTCAGAAAACCTACATCGGCATTTTTACGTTGGTTTCGGTATTTATCAAAGGCTCGGTCCTGTATCCCGTTGCCAAACTGGTGAGTGTTTCTTTGGGATTTCCGTTGACGGAAACAACCATTGTATTGGGTCTTTTTATGATAGCGTATACGGCGATCGGCGGGCTGTGGGCCGTGATGGTGACCGATATTCTTCAGTTCGTCATTCTGACGGCGGCCGTGTTTATTCTGTTGCCGCTTTCGTTGACCAAAGTAGGTGGTTTTGAGAAGTTTACCCAAAGTGTGCCTGACGATTTTTTTAACGTACTGCACGGAGAATACACGTTGGGTTTTGTGATGGCTTTTGTACTGTACCACATTGCCTATATTGGCGGTAACTGGACGTTTGTACAGCGCTATACCAGCGTCGACAGCCCTGCATCCGCCCGTAAAGTGGCCTTTCTGTTTGCGGCGCTGTATCTTATCAGTCCCATGATCTGGATGCTGCCGCCCATGATCTACCGCGCGCTCAATCCTGGTTTAACAGGCTTGGATACTGAAAATGCGTATCTGTTGATCTGTAAAGCCGTATTGCCGCCTGGCTTATTGGGCCTGATGCTCACAGGCATGTATTTCTCCACCTCCGCCAGCGCCAATACCACGCTCAATGTCGTTTCGGCAGTGTTTACCAATGATATTTACAAAGGATTTATGAATCCGAAAGCCTCTGATAAGCAATTGATTAAAGTAGCCCGCCTTTCCTCCTGGGGGTTTGGCTTGGGCATGATCGTGATTGCGTTACTCGTGCCGGCAGCCGGCGGTATTGTGGAAGTGGTGTTGAGTATTTCGGCCATTTCGGGCGGGCCGTTGTTGGCGCCGCCGCTTTGGGCGTTGTTCTCTAAACGAATCAACGGAAAGACTACGTTTTGGATCACAGTCATTGGACTGACGGTCAATCTGTTCTTTAAAGTATTGTCGCCGTGGCTGTTGGATTTCAAATTGAGCCGGGCGTTGGAGACTATTCTTGGCATCGGCTTGCCGTTGGGGCTGTTGCTTGCCTATGAATTGTACGCCCGTTCTAAAGATATGGTTTCCGAAGAATACGAACAATACTTAGCCACCAAAGCTACCCGCAAAGCCGCTAAATTGGCGGAAACCGAGGAGGAAGCACTCGAAATCAAACGCCAAAACCGTTTCGGAATGCAGGTCATTGCGGGGGCGTTGGTTTTTGTAGCGGCCATGTTGTTGGGGTTAAGCGCTTTTGCCACCTCGGGCGGCAGGGTAACGGCAGGGATTGCAATCGTGATTCTTTTAGGTGCCCTGATTCCGTGGAATGCTGCCGCGAAGATTAAGCCTGAAAAAGAGGAGCCGATTGTAAAGGTTTGA
- a CDS encoding glycoside hydrolase family 2 protein: MKLVCLFLLVSITALGQYTLRQPEAVPLHGQWSFAMDPREVGDARGWFKDNYNANGWDKVTVPHCFSADPRYQFYTGTVWYRKTFPWQPQKGKRVILHFDAAYYKSDVWLNSQKVGTHEGGYTPFHFDITDFLKSGDNVLAISVNNDTWQTGSIPGAKDNGNANDPFPGWINYGGLIRPVYVTVESEVYLENLKVEATPDLAKGTAAIRLKARVRNASEQAVTPKLTTVVSLNNQPLKLVWKTTSPSVGAGQAAVLEAETALKSGEVKLWSLDDPTLYQLQAALNGDTLSTHFGIRKVEVQNARLLLNGQPIRLAGGNRVVDYPGLGSLEPDWLVEKDFRLMKEAGMEFHRLTHYTPSEAFYEWADRYGMLIITEPGNWQLTPTQMDNDTIRRKFQQQFREMMERDWNHPSVIAYSVGNEYLSETPSGQRWTKDMMVFGRSLDPTRLYTFASMRLNILPAKPEDEATQYCDFVSTNTYGNHAKVFDHIHALYPDKPILISEWGTRADNATGEAGQVIHLESVMAEIRKRPYIIGASWWSYNDYQSRHAGTNPNGYRPWGLVGPERAPRPLYAAHRREMSPVTLEKVSYQAGGQGQHQLVVRVKARNDFPAYAVKKYVLKTNGNTSVIPDLQPGQSAEMKVPVRGFEKSIQLQVLKPTGFSVVSETFELK; encoded by the coding sequence ATGAAATTAGTCTGTCTGTTTTTGCTTGTCTCTATCACTGCCTTGGGGCAATATACCCTTCGTCAGCCGGAGGCCGTTCCATTGCACGGGCAGTGGTCGTTTGCGATGGATCCCCGCGAGGTGGGAGATGCAAGGGGTTGGTTTAAAGATAATTATAATGCAAACGGTTGGGATAAAGTAACCGTTCCTCACTGTTTTTCGGCAGATCCGCGCTATCAATTTTATACGGGAACCGTGTGGTACCGAAAAACTTTCCCGTGGCAACCTCAGAAAGGCAAACGGGTCATTTTACATTTTGATGCGGCGTATTATAAGTCAGACGTTTGGCTCAACAGCCAAAAAGTGGGTACGCATGAAGGCGGCTATACCCCTTTCCATTTTGATATTACTGATTTCCTGAAATCGGGCGATAACGTGTTGGCCATTTCCGTCAATAACGATACCTGGCAAACGGGTTCCATTCCCGGGGCCAAAGACAACGGCAATGCCAACGACCCGTTTCCCGGTTGGATCAATTACGGAGGATTGATTCGGCCCGTTTATGTAACCGTTGAATCGGAAGTCTATTTGGAAAACCTGAAAGTGGAAGCTACGCCTGACCTGGCCAAAGGTACTGCTGCCATACGGCTCAAAGCCCGCGTACGAAATGCGTCAGAACAGGCCGTTACGCCCAAATTGACAACAGTCGTTTCCCTAAACAATCAACCGTTGAAATTGGTTTGGAAAACCACCTCGCCCTCGGTCGGCGCTGGACAAGCGGCGGTTTTGGAAGCGGAAACTGCGCTGAAATCGGGCGAAGTGAAGTTATGGAGTCTCGACGATCCTACCTTGTATCAGCTTCAGGCAGCCCTCAACGGCGACACGCTATCGACCCATTTCGGCATTCGGAAAGTGGAAGTGCAGAATGCCCGATTGCTGCTCAACGGTCAGCCGATACGACTGGCGGGCGGAAACCGGGTGGTTGATTATCCGGGCTTGGGCTCTTTGGAACCGGATTGGCTGGTGGAAAAAGACTTTCGTCTGATGAAAGAAGCGGGCATGGAGTTTCATCGTTTGACCCACTACACTCCGAGTGAAGCCTTTTATGAGTGGGCCGACCGCTACGGGATGCTCATCATTACGGAGCCGGGCAACTGGCAACTTACCCCAACGCAAATGGACAATGATACCATTCGCCGCAAATTTCAGCAGCAATTTCGGGAAATGATGGAACGTGACTGGAATCACCCCAGCGTGATCGCCTATAGTGTGGGCAATGAATATCTGTCGGAAACACCGTCGGGGCAGCGTTGGACCAAAGACATGATGGTGTTTGGCCGCAGTCTTGACCCGACACGATTGTACACTTTTGCGTCTATGCGCCTTAATATTTTGCCGGCCAAGCCGGAAGACGAAGCGACGCAGTACTGCGATTTTGTTTCGACCAACACCTACGGAAACCACGCCAAAGTATTTGACCATATTCATGCGTTGTATCCTGACAAACCTATTTTGATCAGCGAGTGGGGAACCCGCGCTGATAATGCGACAGGAGAAGCAGGACAGGTAATTCATTTGGAGAGCGTAATGGCAGAAATCCGAAAGCGGCCTTACATCATCGGTGCTTCATGGTGGTCGTACAATGATTATCAAAGCCGTCACGCAGGAACAAACCCCAATGGCTACCGTCCGTGGGGCTTGGTAGGGCCGGAGCGTGCGCCGCGACCTTTATACGCCGCACACCGTCGGGAAATGTCGCCCGTTACGCTCGAAAAAGTAAGCTATCAGGCGGGGGGCCAAGGTCAGCACCAATTGGTGGTTCGGGTAAAGGCTCGGAATGATTTTCCGGCCTATGCCGTTAAAAAATACGTATTGAAAACCAATGGGAATACGTCAGTAATCCCTGATTTACAGCCCGGTCAAAGCGCAGAAATGAAGGTCCCGGTGCGAGGTTTTGAGAAAAGTATACAACTGCAAGTGCTGAAACCTACGGGCTTTTCGGTGGTTTCCGAAACCTTTGAATTGAAATAA